In a single window of the Pseudorca crassidens isolate mPseCra1 chromosome 9, mPseCra1.hap1, whole genome shotgun sequence genome:
- the SESN3 gene encoding sestrin-3 isoform X2 — translation MNRGSSSPSAAANYLLCTNCRKVLRKDKRIRVSQPLTRGPSAFIPEKEVVQANTVDERTNFLVEEYSTSGRLDNITQVMSLHTQYLESFLRSQFYMLRMDGPLPLPHRHYIAIMAAARHQCSYLINMHVDEFLKTGGIAEWLNGLEYVPQRLKNLNEINKLLAHRPWLITKEHIQKLVKTGENNWSLPELVHAVVLLAHYHALASFVFGSGINPERDPEISNGFRLISVNNFCVCDLANDNNIENASLTGSNFGIVDSLSELEALMERMKRLQEEREDEEASQEEMTTRFEKEKKESLFVVSGDTFHSFPHSDFEDDMIITSDVSRYIEDPGFGYEDFARRGEEHLPTFRAQDYTWENHGFSLVNRLYSDIGHLLDEKFRMVYNLTYNTMATHEDVDTTMLRRALFNYVHCMFGIRYDDYDYGEVNQLLERSLKVYIKTVTCYPERTTKRMYDSYWRQFKHSEKVHVNLLLMEARMQAELLYALRAITRHLT, via the exons gatAAAAGAATCAGAGTATCTCAACCCTTGACAAGAGGACCAAGTGCCTTTATTCCAGAGAAGGAA GTTGTCCAAGCAAACACAGTGGATGAACGTACTAACTTTCTTGTGGAAGAATACTCTACATCCGGTCGCCTGGACAACATCACCCAGGTCATGAGTCTGCACACGCAGTACCTGGAGTCCTTCCTGAGGAGCCAGTTCTACATGCTGCGCATGGACGGCCCCCTTCCTCTACCGCACCGGCACTACATCGCCATCATG gCTGCAGCTAGACATCAGTGTTCTTACTTaataaacatgcatgtggatgaatttttaaagacaggagGTATTGCTGAGTGGTTGAATGGTTTGGAATATGTACCACAAAGACTGAAAAATCTTAATGAAATAAACAAGCTGTTAGCACACCGACCCTGGCTGATCACAAAAGAGCACATTCAG aAACTTGTCAAAACCGGAGAAAATAATTGGTCTCTGCCCGAACTGGTACATGCTGTGGTCCTACTGGCACATTATCATGCTTTGGCAAGCTTTGTTTTTGGTAGTGGCATCAATCCAGAAAGAGATCCAGAAATCTCCAATGGATTCAGGCTAATATCAGTCAacaatttctgtgtgtgtgatcTCGCTAATGACAACAACATAGAGAATGCATCTCTAACAGGCAGCAACTTTGGG ATCGTCGATTCTCTAAGTGAGCTAGAGGCCTTAATGGAAAGAATGAAAAGGCttcaagaagaaagggaagatgaAGAGGCATCTCAGGAAGAAATGACCACTCGCtttgagaaggagaagaaagaaagtctTTTTGTGGTCTCTGGAGatacttttcattcatttcctcattCAG ATTTTGAGGATGACATGATTATAACATCTGATGTCTCCCGATATATCGAAGACCCTGGTTTTGGGTATGAAGACTTTGCCAGACGAGGAGAGGAGCATTTGCCAACATTCCGAGCTCAG gaCTATACCTGGGAAAATCATGGGTTCTCCCTGGTGAACAGACTTTATTCTGACATTGGACATCTTCTTGATGAGAAGTTCCGCATGGTCTACAATCTCACGTATAACACTATGGCCACCCATGAGGATGTTGACACAACCATGCTGCGCAGAGCTTTATTTAACTATGTTCACTGTATGTTCGGAATCAG GTATGATGACTATGATTATGGAGAAGTTAATCAATTACTTGAACGAAGCCTGAAGGTTTACATTAAGACAGTGACCTGCTATCCTGAGAGGACTACCAAGCGCATGTATGATAGTTACTGGCGTCAGTTCAAACACTCAGAAAAG GTTCACGTAAATTTACTTCTAATGGAAGCACGGATGCAAGCTGAGCTTCTCTATGCTCTTCGTGCCATAACTCGGCATTTGACCTGA
- the SESN3 gene encoding sestrin-3 isoform X1: MNRGSSSPSAAANYLLCTNCRKVLRKDKRIRVSQPLTRGPSAFIPEKEVVQANTVDERTNFLVEEYSTSGRLDNITQVMSLHTQYLESFLRSQFYMLRMDGPLPLPHRHYIAIMAAARHQCSYLINMHVDEFLKTGGIAEWLNGLEYVPQRLKNLNEINKLLAHRPWLITKEHIQKLVKTGENNWSLPELVHAVVLLAHYHALASFVFGSGINPERDPEISNGFRLISVNNFCVCDLANDNNIENASLTGSNFGIVDSLSELEALMERMKRLQEEREDEEASQEEMTTRFEKEKKESLFVVSGDTFHSFPHSGCSLLSLDFEDDMIITSDVSRYIEDPGFGYEDFARRGEEHLPTFRAQDYTWENHGFSLVNRLYSDIGHLLDEKFRMVYNLTYNTMATHEDVDTTMLRRALFNYVHCMFGIRYDDYDYGEVNQLLERSLKVYIKTVTCYPERTTKRMYDSYWRQFKHSEKVHVNLLLMEARMQAELLYALRAITRHLT; this comes from the exons gatAAAAGAATCAGAGTATCTCAACCCTTGACAAGAGGACCAAGTGCCTTTATTCCAGAGAAGGAA GTTGTCCAAGCAAACACAGTGGATGAACGTACTAACTTTCTTGTGGAAGAATACTCTACATCCGGTCGCCTGGACAACATCACCCAGGTCATGAGTCTGCACACGCAGTACCTGGAGTCCTTCCTGAGGAGCCAGTTCTACATGCTGCGCATGGACGGCCCCCTTCCTCTACCGCACCGGCACTACATCGCCATCATG gCTGCAGCTAGACATCAGTGTTCTTACTTaataaacatgcatgtggatgaatttttaaagacaggagGTATTGCTGAGTGGTTGAATGGTTTGGAATATGTACCACAAAGACTGAAAAATCTTAATGAAATAAACAAGCTGTTAGCACACCGACCCTGGCTGATCACAAAAGAGCACATTCAG aAACTTGTCAAAACCGGAGAAAATAATTGGTCTCTGCCCGAACTGGTACATGCTGTGGTCCTACTGGCACATTATCATGCTTTGGCAAGCTTTGTTTTTGGTAGTGGCATCAATCCAGAAAGAGATCCAGAAATCTCCAATGGATTCAGGCTAATATCAGTCAacaatttctgtgtgtgtgatcTCGCTAATGACAACAACATAGAGAATGCATCTCTAACAGGCAGCAACTTTGGG ATCGTCGATTCTCTAAGTGAGCTAGAGGCCTTAATGGAAAGAATGAAAAGGCttcaagaagaaagggaagatgaAGAGGCATCTCAGGAAGAAATGACCACTCGCtttgagaaggagaagaaagaaagtctTTTTGTGGTCTCTGGAGatacttttcattcatttcctcattCAG GTTGTTCATTATTGTCCTTAGATTTTGAGGATGACATGATTATAACATCTGATGTCTCCCGATATATCGAAGACCCTGGTTTTGGGTATGAAGACTTTGCCAGACGAGGAGAGGAGCATTTGCCAACATTCCGAGCTCAG gaCTATACCTGGGAAAATCATGGGTTCTCCCTGGTGAACAGACTTTATTCTGACATTGGACATCTTCTTGATGAGAAGTTCCGCATGGTCTACAATCTCACGTATAACACTATGGCCACCCATGAGGATGTTGACACAACCATGCTGCGCAGAGCTTTATTTAACTATGTTCACTGTATGTTCGGAATCAG GTATGATGACTATGATTATGGAGAAGTTAATCAATTACTTGAACGAAGCCTGAAGGTTTACATTAAGACAGTGACCTGCTATCCTGAGAGGACTACCAAGCGCATGTATGATAGTTACTGGCGTCAGTTCAAACACTCAGAAAAG GTTCACGTAAATTTACTTCTAATGGAAGCACGGATGCAAGCTGAGCTTCTCTATGCTCTTCGTGCCATAACTCGGCATTTGACCTGA
- the SESN3 gene encoding sestrin-3 isoform X3: MNRGSSSPSAAANYLLCTNCRKVLRKDKRIRVSQPLTRGPSAFIPEKEVVQANTVDERTNFLVEEYSTSGRLDNITQVMSLHTQYLESFLRSQFYMLRMDGPLPLPHRHYIAIMAAARHQCSYLINMHVDEFLKTGGIAEWLNGLEYVPQRLKNLNEINKLLAHRPWLITKEHIQKLVKTGENNWSLPELVHAVVLLAHYHALASFVFGSGINPERDPEISNGFRLISVNNFCVCDLANDNNIENASLTGSNFGIVDSLSELEALMERMKRLQEEREDEEASQEEMTTRFEKEKKESLFVVSGDTFHSFPHSGCSLLSLDFEDDMIITSDVSRYIEDPGFGYEDFARRGEEHLPTFRAQDYTWENHGFSLVNRLYSDIGHLLDEKFRMVYNLTYNTMATHEDVDTTMLRRALFNYVHCMFGIRYDDYDYGEVNQLLERSLKVYIKTVTCYPERTTKRMYDSYWRQFKHSEKLTGNILTRSTCE; the protein is encoded by the exons gatAAAAGAATCAGAGTATCTCAACCCTTGACAAGAGGACCAAGTGCCTTTATTCCAGAGAAGGAA GTTGTCCAAGCAAACACAGTGGATGAACGTACTAACTTTCTTGTGGAAGAATACTCTACATCCGGTCGCCTGGACAACATCACCCAGGTCATGAGTCTGCACACGCAGTACCTGGAGTCCTTCCTGAGGAGCCAGTTCTACATGCTGCGCATGGACGGCCCCCTTCCTCTACCGCACCGGCACTACATCGCCATCATG gCTGCAGCTAGACATCAGTGTTCTTACTTaataaacatgcatgtggatgaatttttaaagacaggagGTATTGCTGAGTGGTTGAATGGTTTGGAATATGTACCACAAAGACTGAAAAATCTTAATGAAATAAACAAGCTGTTAGCACACCGACCCTGGCTGATCACAAAAGAGCACATTCAG aAACTTGTCAAAACCGGAGAAAATAATTGGTCTCTGCCCGAACTGGTACATGCTGTGGTCCTACTGGCACATTATCATGCTTTGGCAAGCTTTGTTTTTGGTAGTGGCATCAATCCAGAAAGAGATCCAGAAATCTCCAATGGATTCAGGCTAATATCAGTCAacaatttctgtgtgtgtgatcTCGCTAATGACAACAACATAGAGAATGCATCTCTAACAGGCAGCAACTTTGGG ATCGTCGATTCTCTAAGTGAGCTAGAGGCCTTAATGGAAAGAATGAAAAGGCttcaagaagaaagggaagatgaAGAGGCATCTCAGGAAGAAATGACCACTCGCtttgagaaggagaagaaagaaagtctTTTTGTGGTCTCTGGAGatacttttcattcatttcctcattCAG GTTGTTCATTATTGTCCTTAGATTTTGAGGATGACATGATTATAACATCTGATGTCTCCCGATATATCGAAGACCCTGGTTTTGGGTATGAAGACTTTGCCAGACGAGGAGAGGAGCATTTGCCAACATTCCGAGCTCAG gaCTATACCTGGGAAAATCATGGGTTCTCCCTGGTGAACAGACTTTATTCTGACATTGGACATCTTCTTGATGAGAAGTTCCGCATGGTCTACAATCTCACGTATAACACTATGGCCACCCATGAGGATGTTGACACAACCATGCTGCGCAGAGCTTTATTTAACTATGTTCACTGTATGTTCGGAATCAG GTATGATGACTATGATTATGGAGAAGTTAATCAATTACTTGAACGAAGCCTGAAGGTTTACATTAAGACAGTGACCTGCTATCCTGAGAGGACTACCAAGCGCATGTATGATAGTTACTGGCGTCAGTTCAAACACTCAGAAAAG